Proteins encoded within one genomic window of Bacillus sp. F19:
- a CDS encoding transporter substrate-binding domain-containing protein encodes MTRLFTSNKLNAMMIMMAFALVIAGCSSSTEKKEEKTAWDTIKEEGKLTVATSGTLYPTSYHDSETNELTGYEVEVVREMAKRMDLEAEFSEMAFDGMLTSIQSGKVDIAANDIMINNERKEKFEFANPYKFSYGTAMVRKDDLSGIKSLEDLEGKKAAGEATTTYMAVAREYGAEEVIYDNATNDQYLRDVSTGRTDVILNDYYLQRLAVAAFPDLNIAIHPDIKFNPNSQGIIMKKGSAELKKNIDAALKEMHEDGTISEISKKYFDGADVSKKPDVDFE; translated from the coding sequence ATGACAAGATTATTTACTTCAAACAAGCTGAATGCCATGATGATTATGATGGCATTTGCATTAGTGATTGCCGGATGCAGCAGTTCTACAGAGAAAAAAGAAGAAAAAACGGCATGGGATACAATAAAAGAAGAAGGCAAGCTGACAGTTGCTACTTCTGGCACGCTTTATCCAACGTCTTACCACGATTCTGAAACAAATGAGCTGACTGGATATGAAGTAGAGGTAGTTCGTGAAATGGCAAAGCGCATGGATCTGGAAGCAGAATTTTCTGAGATGGCATTTGACGGAATGCTGACATCCATCCAAAGCGGAAAAGTGGATATCGCTGCAAACGATATTATGATTAATAATGAACGAAAAGAAAAATTCGAATTCGCCAATCCATATAAATTCTCATACGGTACAGCGATGGTCCGGAAAGATGATCTATCTGGAATAAAATCATTGGAGGATTTAGAAGGGAAAAAAGCAGCGGGAGAAGCAACTACTACATACATGGCTGTTGCCCGAGAATACGGTGCGGAGGAAGTTATTTATGACAATGCAACAAATGATCAATACTTAAGAGATGTATCAACTGGACGAACCGACGTTATTTTAAATGATTATTACCTGCAGCGCCTTGCGGTTGCAGCGTTTCCTGACTTAAATATTGCCATTCATCCTGACATCAAGTTCAACCCTAACAGCCAGGGCATCATTATGAAAAAGGGCAGCGCTGAATTGAAAAAGAACATTGATGCAGCATTAAAAGAAATGCATGAAGATGGAACCATTTCCGAGATCTCGAAGAAATACTTTGATGGTGCTGATGTTTCAAAAAAACCGGATGTTGATTTTGAGTAA
- a CDS encoding DUF2164 domain-containing protein, giving the protein MFIKFSKEEKMMMIEDIQRYYYQENGDEIGELAAENLLEFIKESIGPHFYNQAIKDAKNLVEQRMQTMEEDLYALERSIKR; this is encoded by the coding sequence ATGTTTATTAAATTTTCCAAAGAAGAAAAAATGATGATGATTGAAGATATTCAGCGCTATTACTACCAGGAAAATGGGGATGAAATTGGCGAGCTTGCGGCAGAAAATCTATTGGAGTTCATTAAAGAATCCATCGGACCTCACTTTTATAATCAGGCGATTAAAGACGCCAAAAATTTAGTTGAACAAAGAATGCAGACGATGGAAGAAGATCTTTATGCACTTGAAAGATCTATAAAAAGATAA